The window AAAACCAGGTGCTGTCATTGGATCAGCAGGACCAACGACGAGTTATCGAATGGACGCCTATACTCCTACACTTTTAGACTTAGGTTTAAGAGGGATGATTGGTAAAGGGCCTCGAAATTCACTTGTTATTGATGCTATGAAACGTAACGATGCTGTTTATTTTGCCGCTGTTGGTGGTGCAGCAGCACTTCTTGCGTTACACATTAAAGAAGCAGAAGTTATTGCATTTGATGATTTAGGAACTGAAGCGATTCGCCGCTTAGTTGTAGAAGATTTTCCTGTTATCGTCGCAACGGATTGTCATGGTAACAGTCTTTATTCAACTCAAAACTAATTGTAAAACTATTTGGAGGATAGATTATGGATGTTTTTGAACAATCATTAGAGTTACACGCAAAGGCTCGTGGAAAAATCGAGATTCATTCTAAAGTTAAAGTAGAGTCAAAAGAAGATTTAAGCTTAGCTTACTCTCCTGGAGTTGCAGAGCCTTGTCGTGCCATTGCTTCTAATGAAGACGACGTATACACTTACACAAGTAAAGGAAACATGGTCGCTGTTATTACTGACGGTTCTGCTGTATTAGGACTTGGAAACATTGGTCCTAAAGCTGCTTTACCTGTTATGGAAGGAAAATCTATCTTATTAAAACAATTTGCAGGAGTGGACTCTTTCCCCCTTTGTTTAGATACTCAAGATCCTGAACTTATTATTCAAACTTGTAAATTGTTAGCCCCATCTCTTGGTGGAATTAATTTAGAAGATATCTCAGCTCCTCGCTGTGTTGAAATTGAACGTCGTCTCATTGAAGAGATGGATATTCCAGTTTTTCATGACGATCAACACGGAACAGCTATCGTAGTCAGTGCAGCTTTAATCAATGCTTGTAAATTAACGGATCGTAAACTAGAAGATTTAAAGATAGTAGTTAGTGGAACCGGTGCAGCGGGAAGTTCGATTATTAAAATGTTAAATCAATTAGGTGTTAAAAATATTATCGGATATAATATTGATGGAATTGTTCATCGCGACAAAATGGAACGTTATGATTTCTTAACAAAAGAATTAGTTGAAATGACAAATCCGGATAACTTCATTGGAGACGATACTCTAGCCTCTGCTTTAGTTGGAGCTGATGTATTTATCGGAGTTTCGGTTGCA of the Turicibacter sp. TJ11 genome contains:
- a CDS encoding Fe-S-containing hydro-lyase, translating into MMKINLPLTKEIAKTLKAGNLIKLSGVIYTARDAAHKRLIERLEANEPLPFDLKDSIIYYVGPTPEKPGAVIGSAGPTTSYRMDAYTPTLLDLGLRGMIGKGPRNSLVIDAMKRNDAVYFAAVGGAAALLALHIKEAEVIAFDDLGTEAIRRLVVEDFPVIVATDCHGNSLYSTQN
- a CDS encoding NADP-dependent malic enzyme, which encodes MDVFEQSLELHAKARGKIEIHSKVKVESKEDLSLAYSPGVAEPCRAIASNEDDVYTYTSKGNMVAVITDGSAVLGLGNIGPKAALPVMEGKSILLKQFAGVDSFPLCLDTQDPELIIQTCKLLAPSLGGINLEDISAPRCVEIERRLIEEMDIPVFHDDQHGTAIVVSAALINACKLTDRKLEDLKIVVSGTGAAGSSIIKMLNQLGVKNIIGYNIDGIVHRDKMERYDFLTKELVEMTNPDNFIGDDTLASALVGADVFIGVSVANIVTQEMVRSMNKDPFIFAMANPNPEIMPEDALEGGALVVGTGRSDFPNQINNVLAFPGIFRGALDARATKINEEMKLAAAMAIASCVPEEELRADFIIPSPFDPKVAERVADAVKEIAKKTGVSRLA